In Nicotiana tabacum cultivar K326 chromosome 17, ASM71507v2, whole genome shotgun sequence, one DNA window encodes the following:
- the LOC107811362 gene encoding O-fucosyltransferase 15-like: MASRTNSSSNFSESSSYDDHEQPSSVPTPDRVAPLNPGHRNNSFNGLLGFTFGSKKMRKKKPFSQNIAPVGLALFMIAFVLANWWMLSRIQKSGRAPGVEFRFLKANSSTLFIREELVRLGKARKPQKTIYARLLARAAHALAEGQNKPEPKDLWAEPYFVASSWKPCAEQRDLRPSEGKNGYIMVTANGGINQQRVAVCNAVAVARLLDATLVLPKFLYSSVWRDVSQFGDIYQEEHFIDYLKPDIPIVRELPQELQSLDLEAIGSLVTDADVVKEAKPSFYKKYILPILHKNRVVHFLGFGNRLASDPLPFQVQRLRCRCNFHALKFVPKIQETGALLIRRMRQNVTRLGPLDRHLVGSFSKSMMKGERNRGGKVARYLALHLRFEIDMVAHSLCEYGGGEEERNELEAYREIHFPALVELKKTKKLPSSAALKAEGLCPLMPEETVLMLAALGFNRQTRIYLAGAHIYGGKSRLASLTTLYPNLVTKESLLSSAEIEPFKNFSSQLAALDFIVCSAADVFAMTDSGSQFSSLISGFRVYYGGGKMATIRPNKRRLADIFVKNNTIDWRTFEQRVRKAVRQTKRVFSRPVGRSVYRYPRCKECMCNT; this comes from the exons ATGGCTTCTCGAACCAATTCTAGTTCTAATTTCTCAGAATCTTCATCCTACGACGATCACGAACAACCCAGCAGCGTTCCGACTCCGGATCGGGTTGCCCCCCTGAATCCGGGTCATAGGAACAACTCCTTTAACGGGTTACTGGGTTTCACGTTCGGGtcgaagaagatgaggaagaagaAACCATTTTCTCAGAATATTGCACCTGTGGGATTGGCTCTATTTATGATCGCTTTTGTGTTGGCCAATTGGTGGATGCTTTCCCGGATCCAGAAATCGGGTCGGGCTCCTGGGGTTGAGTTCAGGTTCTTGAAAGCCAATTCCTCCACTTTATTCATTCGG GAAGAACTGGTAAGGCTTGGCAAAGCGAGAAAGCCGCAGAAAACAATCTATGCACGATTGCTGGCGAGGGCTGCTCATGCCTTAGCTGAG GGACAGAATAAACCCGAGCCGAAAGATTTGTGGGCTGAACCCTATTTTGTTGCTTCCTCTTGGAAACCTTGTGCTGAGCAGCGTGACTTGCGACCTAGTG AGGGAAAAAATGGTTACATTATGGTCACTGCAAATGGTGGGATAAATCAACAGCGAGTAGCT GTCTGCAATGCTGTCGCTGTTGCAAGATTACTTGATGCAACCTTGGTTCTTCCCAAATTTCTGTACAGTAGCGTATGGAGAGATGTGAG CCAGTTTGGCGATATCTACCAGGAGGAGCATTTCATCGACTACCTGAAACCTGATATCCCTATAGTTAGAGAACTTCCTCAGGAGTTACAGTCATTGGATCTTGAGGCCATTGGCAGTTTG GTGACAGATGCAGATGTTGTAAAAGAAGCAAAGCCAAGTTTCTATAAGAAATATATTCTTCCAATTTTGCATAAAAACAGAGTTGTCCATTTTCTTGGATTTGGGAATCGCTTGGCATCTGACCCGTTGCCATTTCAAGTGCAG AGACTTCGATGCAGATGTAATTTTCATGCTCTGAAATTTGTTCCAAAGATACAAGAAACAGGAGCTTTACTTATTCGAAGAATGCGTCAGAATGTTACACGCTTGGGACCCTTGGATCGTCACCTAGTGGGCTCCTTTTCAAAGTCAATGATGAAGGGTGAACGAAATCGTGGAGGAAAAGTTGCGAGATATTTAGCTTTGCATCTGAGGTTTGAAATTGACATGGTGGCTCATTCCCTCTGTGAATATGGTGGGGgtgaagaagaaagaaatgaaCTGGAAGCATATCGTGAAATCCATTTCCCTGCATTGGTGGAGCTTAAGAAGACCAAGAA GTTGCCCTCCTCAGCAGCTCTAAAGGCTGAAGGACTGTGTCCTTTAATGCCTGAAGAGACGGTGCTAATGCTTGCTGCCCTTGGTTTTAATCGGCAGACGCGCATATATTTGGCCGGTGCACATATCTATGGAGGGAAATCAAGACTGGCCTCCTTGACTACCTTGTATCCTAATCTGGTTACAAAGGAAAGCTTACTTTCCTCTGCCGAGATTGAACCGTTCAAGAATTTCTCATCTCAG CTAGCAGCATTGGACTTCATAGTCTGCAGTGCTGCAGACGTGTTTGCCATGACAGACTCGGGAAGCCAATTTTCATCATTGATATCTGGTTTTCGAGTATACTATGGTGGAGGTAAAATGGCTACTATACGTCCAAACAAACGGAGACTCGCTGAtatctttgtcaagaacaacaCAATAGATTGGAGGACTTTTGAGCAAAGAGTGAGGAAGGCAGTGAGACAAACCAAACGGGTATTTTCACGACCTGTTGGAAGGAGCGTATATAGATATCCACGGTGTAAGGAATGCATGTGCAACACTTAG